The Episyrphus balteatus chromosome 4, idEpiBalt1.1, whole genome shotgun sequence genome includes a window with the following:
- the LOC129918155 gene encoding uncharacterized protein LOC129918155, with amino-acid sequence MTWLHNTNSYRLKTATGEAARVYGEVRLTIRMAELEFSHVFLVADICDECIIGIDFMKEHGIILDIGNQVLKYRNVEIPMVYGTDNSTTIRTVIKEDMCLPPSSEVFVWTKLKGNFGSHRYLMVEPEVEQSSENIIIGKTLVAPKNNMVPVRILNIKPYPIKLKKGEVVGQCESVSAITKINDMDTQMTMNSEKLKTQILKSDNLSQHQLNVAGRLLHEYADIFSSPSGQYGRTQLVQHRIDTGDARPIRQPARRLPLAKQGEVEEMISTMKKDGLIENSKSPWASPVVLVKKKDGSTRFCVDYRRLNDVTKKDSYPLPRISDTLDAMEGAQWFSTLDLKSGYWQVEIHPEDREKIEEILDNIISSPEDEICEKLFAETTTRNADGRYICKLPFKDEVPALGVSREQTLKQYLSTENALAKNPSFHTEYNNVLEEYLTLNHMKKVAPIEIQKSTDINSYYLPQHAVIKPESTTTKTRIVFNASSPTSNGKSLNDILYTGPSLQSDLISLILNWRFYRYVFNADITKMYRQIFVHPEHTPFQRILFRNSRNEPVSDFELQTVTFGINCAPFLAIRTLKQLADDIQTQFPLASNIIRNEFYVDDALSGAHDIGTAKLCQQELVAALNSAGFTLRKWTSNCSELLDSFPSADLLSLEFLKLEEKSSAKMLGI; translated from the exons atgacatggctacataacaccaacagctaccgtctgaagaccgccacaggagaagcagcaagggtgtacggtgaagttcgtcttacgatccgtatggcagaactagagttttcgcatgtgtttttggtggcagatatatgtgacgagtgcatcattggaatcgacttcatgaaggagcatggaatcattttggatatcggtaatcaagtcctgaaatacagaaatgtagagattccaatggtctatggcactgacaactcgacaacaattagaactgtcatcaaagaagacatgtgcctgcctccttcttcagaagtttttgtgtggaccaagttaaaggggaactttggaagccatcgatacctcatggttgaaccagaagttgagcaaagttccgaaaacatcatcatcgggaagactcttgtggcaccaaagaacaacatggtacctgtacgtatacttaacatcaaaccgtacccaatcaagcttaagaaaggagaagttgttgggcaatgtgaatctgtgtccgcaataactaagatcaacgacatggacacacagatgactatgaactctgagaaactaaagactcaaattctcaaatcagacaacttgagtcaacatcagcttaatgttgctggaaggcttcttcatgaatatgctgatatcttctcttcacccagcgggcaatacggccgaacacaactggtgcagcatcgaatcgatacaggagacgctaggccgattcgtcaaccagcaagacgtctccccttggccaaacaaggtgaagttgaagaaatgatatcgacaatgaagaaagacgggctgatcgaaaattccaaaagcccttgggcatcaccggtagttctcgtcaaaaagaaggatggaagcactcgattttgtgtcgactaccgcaggctgaatgatgtgacgaagaaagacagctacccactgccaagaatcagcgatactctagatgcaatggaaggagcacaatggttttcgactttggatttgaagagtggctactggcaggtagaaatccatccagaagatcgggaga aaattgaagaaattttagaCAATATAATATCTTCTCCTGAAGATGAAATCTGTGAAAAGTTGTTTGCTGAAACGACAACTCGCAATGCTGATGGTCGCTACATTTGTAAGCTTCCTTTCAAAGATGAAGTTCCAGCTCTCGGGGTATCGAGAGAACAAACCTTGAAACAGTATCTTAGTACTGAAAATGCATTAGCTAAAAACCCAAGTTTCCATACTGAATACAACAATGTTCTCGAAGAATATTTAACCCTAAATCACATGAAAAAAGTTGCTCCGATCGAAATTCAAAAGTCTACCGAcataaattcttattatttaccTCAGCACGCTGTGATAAAACCCGAGAGTACTACTACCAAAACCCGAATCGTATTTAATGCATCCAGTCCAACTTCAAATGGTAAAAGTTTAAACGACATTCTTTATACTGGTCCTAGCTTACAGTCAGATCTCATTTCATTAATTCTCAATTGGCGTTTCTATAGATACGTTTTTAATGCTGACATCACAAAAATGTACCGCCAGATTTTTGTTCATCCTGAACACACCCCATTCCAAAGAATTTTGTTTCGAAACTCAAGAAATGAACCCGTTAGCGATTTTGAACTGCAAACCGTCACATTTGGTATCAATTGTGCACCGTTTTTAGCAATCCGAACCCTAAAACAGCTAGCTGATGATATTCAAACTCAATTTCCATTAGCATCAAACATTATTCGAAATGAATTTTATGTAGACGATGCCCTCTCTGGTGCTCATGATATTGGAACAGCTAAGCTTTGCCAACAAGAGTTAGTGGCAGCCTTAAACTCAGCTGGTTTCACCCTTAGAAAATGGACTTCTAATTGTTCCGAACTTTTAGATTCATTTCCCTCTGCAGATCTCTTAAGTCTAGAgttcctaaaactagaagaaaagTCCAGCGCAAAAATGTTAGGAATATAG
- the LOC129918153 gene encoding uncharacterized protein LOC129918153: MAALPRERTELSLPFANTGIDFAGPFSIKSFSARNCRITKGYVCLFVCFATKAIHLEPTSDLSTSAFLAAFSRFVARRGLPKTIFSDNGTNFVGASKVLANDFRLFIDSFARDVSGIYQPQGVNWKFIPPGAPHMGGLWEAGVKSFKAHFRKVAGQNKFTFEEFTTLLARIKSCLNSRPLIPLTDNIIDILPLTPGHFLRGAPLLAPPEPDMTSTSLSLSNRWKKVKILHHNFCLRWKEEYLKELQKRYKWKYSKRDIALNDLVVIREENVSCNEWLLGRIVKLYTGSDGRVRVADVKTQKGILKRPIVKLCILLRDEEENTL, encoded by the coding sequence ATGGCTGCACTGCCTAGGGAAAGAACAGAACTTTCACTTCCCTTTGCTAATACTGGCATCGATTTTGCTGGCCCTTTCTCTATCAAAAGCTTTTCTGCACGTAACTGTCGCATCACAAAGGGTTACGTGtgtctgtttgtttgttttgctacTAAAGCAATACACCTAGAACCCACAAGTGATCTCTCTACCTCTGCCTTTTTAGCTGCCTTTTCTCGTTTTGTAGCTCGCCGTGGTCTTCCAAAAACCATATTTTCCGACAACGGAACTAATTTCGTAGGCGCTAGCAAGGTTTTAGCGAACGATTTCAGGCTCTTCATAGACTCATTTGCTCGAGATGTGTCTGGTATATATCAACCTCAAGGAGTTAATTGGAAATTTATACCTCCTGGTGCCCCACACATGGGCGGCTTGTGGGAAGCGGGCGTTAAAAGTTTTAAAGCCCACTTCCGCAAAGTTGCTGGTCAaaataaattcacttttgaagagtTTACTACTCTCCTGGCAAGAATCAAATCCTGTTTGAATTCTCGTCCCCTCATACCCTTAACTGATAACATCATAGATATACTACCCTTGACTCCTGGTCATTTCCTACGAGGAGCACCCCTTTTGGCTCCACCGGAACCGGATATGACATCCACTTCCTTGAGCCTAAGCAATAGatggaaaaaagttaaaattctcCATCATAACTTCTGTTTGAGATGGAAAGAAGAGTATCTTAAAGAGCtacaaaaaagatataaatggAAATATTCAAAACGCGATATAGCCCTTAACGATCTCGTCGTCATCCGAGAAGAAAATGTTTCATGTAACGAATGGCTTTTAGGACGCATAGTAAAACTTTATACAGGTTCTGACGGAAGAGTTAGGGTAGCAGATGTTAAGACTCAAAAAGGTATATTGAAACGTCCTATCGTTAAGCTTTGTATCCTACTACGCGATGAAGAAGAAAACACACTTTGA